GGTATGGAAAAGCCATAAATTTCgaattaaaaccaaaaagagATCGAgtgatattgaaaaataaaaaaaaaagaaggaaaattttGGTGAGAACGGGAaggaaagtatttttaattctgGCTCCTGTTGCAATACGTCGTCGTAGCTGAAACGAAAACGTGCCAGGTTATCCGTGATGTCCCTTGAACTTGTCCGCTTTGCTTTCTCCCAGATAGATATTTATTCGAGTGAGATTGAATTAAATTGTGAGAAACTTATTCTTGATGATATCCTGACGAGCATACATGGACAACATTATCTATGACATCAAGCCTCAACATAATTCGTTTACTGGAAATCATgacattattgttttaattgctGCACTTCAAGAGAAAGATAAGAGTACTGTTGTCAGGCATGACCGGCGTAATGCAGCTTCCATTATTGATCTTGATGGGGCTGATGATACTTTGTTTGCTATTGTGCTCAATGTTCCGGTTAGATTGTATGCTGGGCTTTGGAAGAGTAGGCGTTGGATCACTTGGATAGTGATCTTTCTAAGTCTGGTCTCTTCGAAGATACTGAAGAGGTCAGGGgacttttggatttttttttaagtcatggCAGGGAGGTTTTGCTTGTCATGAACAAGAAAGAGTGAATCCCTTCTACTTTTAAGTTTTGGGTTGCGGTAGAAGTAGAAGCTTTGAACGTCTATAATTTGTATTGCAGTCGTTATCTTGTAATTAGAGGAGAGCTTTGAAGAATTTAGCAGTTTCTATGCATTGGCTTTAAAGGATCTGGGGTTGAATGAAATAGCTCATTTTGGAAGCCTTAACTGTTGCAGGTTTGACTCTGCTGCTCACAGAACTTTTCTGGTTCGTGCTGTGGTGTCTTAACACAGAGCAATTTATGCCTGAAATACAATTGATCCAAATTGCCATACCGTCTGCATTTGGAATTTGATACCCATCTTTCCCTGTCGATTTCTACTATTCAcgatttttatagattttttctcAGAAGTTTTCTTGAGCAATCATATTAGTTGATTTTTCGTTTTGTTTGCTGGATTTAAGTGTAGTTGAAATATGCGAGTGCGTTCATGTTCCTTCAAAACAATGTAATTACTCTGCAGTCAAACATTCATTTCCCAATCATATTAGTTGATTTTGCTCATGGCCTCAGTCTAGGAACCTTGTTATCATTCAGACATTGTAACCATAGGTTTAGCTTATGTCATCTGCCAGAACAAGAGCCAGTTAAGAAGTGGTGGTGGTATCATTTCAATGCTTTTGCTAGCGATATTTTTCTATGAGAAAAGTTACCAATTGCAGTACCAAGATCAAATCAAGTAGTGACTTTAGAAACGTTATTTTAACTTTACAGTTAACTTTGCCTCTCTGTAGATATGAAAATAAGTAGATATACTGTTGTCTCTGCATAATGCCATGGACTAAAAGAAAATCCGTCTTCTTTAAAGTTTGATCATAATGCGTCTTTTGTCATGTTAATTGTTTGTACCTGTATGTATTCTTACCCAATTTTTGTTTCAACGTACATGAAGGGTTTCCTTTCTTGATGGTTTCGTGTTTGGAAGTTTTTAGGCTGTTGGTATCTTGAAGTTGTAGCCGGATTTATATCATTTTGGCATATTGTCATCACCTCCGATCGTGTATTTCGTTTTTAGTGGTCTCAAAATGAAGAACAGCATCTTGAATATGGAATATGCACTGCATTAAAAAGGCCAATCTCCAGTCAAAAgctcttatatattttatacattCAAGATAAACCACCAAGCAGATTCTGCCGAAAGGTTGCCTCATCTAGAACCCCCTTCCGAAAGCagaagattaaattaaaataacatggacCGTTCACTTTAGAAACTCCAAGGGGACCAAGGCCGCCATGAAAGAGCAAGTGAATTGATGCAATTCTGGTACGGCGTGTTGtctttaaaaacaagttttcaaGGTCCTACTCCATGAATATTTTTCAGTAGTCATGCCTGTCCTGATGATGCTTTCACGTAAACTTTGGGTTTCATTGTCCCCACTAAATATCAAAATGTAGTTATCTTATATTTGTAATGTTGCAAGAAGAGCATCTTGCTTTTTCTGTCACTAGATTCACCAGGCGCCTTTCATGAAGAGAATCGAATCTACATTATTGTTTATTCATTTAGAATGTGTGTCGGAGCTCAATTCCTGTACAGAAATGAACAAAGAGAAACTGATCATACCTACCTACTACTACTGTTATTTATAAGACAGGTGCTAACGTCCTCAATGATCTTAAAGCCATCACTTTGCTGTATACTATAACATTTTAGAGTCTTTCTGCTTGCACGTCACAGGAGTGGAGTTTACGACAGTGCAACCTGGACTCCTAGAGCGGTGAACTCTTAATTTGATCGGAACCTGCAAGAATCGAGTTAGATTCCCGGCTATTTGAATGCTTCGCAAGGTTCCTTTCACATTCAGTTTCTTTCGATTGAAGTAAGAGTTTCACAGGCAATCATGCCTTTCTTTCTCAACCAATAACCTTTCCAGCATCTTTTCTTACCCCTCAAAAGGCTCAAAACAATGACCTTTTTCATTCTGTTCTAGTGTTctcttgttttatattattattatcatttttcacTCTCTTACCTTCATTTTCCATATTTAAACATCATCCCTCCTACCACTACTTCCAATCCAGGAGGGAGtacattttcttcttctaagtGTTAAGCTTTCACAAAAATCCTGCAATCATGTCAACAAGGATTAATCAAGTGAAACACAAACCTGCTGGTACCAGCAGAACACAATATCCACCAACTAGAGACAGagtttctgggaatagatggcCTGGTCGAAATTGTGGGTTCAGGCTCCTGAAAAGATCAATAGTGTCACCAGTGAAATTTCTCAAGCATTTTGGCAGGAAGGTCGCAAAAGCTGTGTGTTTAGGGAGGCGATCTTCACCTGGAGTTTCTTCTTCAGGAAGATCAAAACCATCTGTAGCTCCTAGTGATACTCACATAGCTGAAGCCATAGAAGATTGCATTGACTTCATTAACTCTTCTTCTCTGCCGAGGTCAAATTCTGTTTCTGCAAATCCTAGTTAAATTATTGTTGCAGCATCAGTTATAttgtcttaaatttttttgttgttgcccTTGAGGAAAatgagaagagaaaataaacaGTGCAAACTTCATTTAACTTTGCTATGAAAAAAAGTCCTGTAAGAATCTCAGTCCACAACTCAACTAAAAATCAATCATGTCATAACTAGTTGGGTGTAGCTGCATAAATTTACGTTCTCCACTCAGCCTGGCATTGACAGAGAAAACAATTTTAACGATGCGCCAATTTACATTCTTCATTTAACTTTATGACAAGCAGATTATTGTCATAAGATCAGATTATCGGTATCACGGGAGAGAAGTAAAGAAATTCCACAAGGTTTGCATATCCATGCATTCCCTAACCAAACCCCATCATGCAGTAAGATTGATAAACAAGCTAGTGTAAAGGTAAACATTCAAGTAAAGGTGATCGTGTGTGAGGAATGATTGGTCAAcatgtacattttttttatttgttctcgGAGGGTGGTGTAGCTAAACCAACAGACAGCAGTTACTATAGAGAGTTTGGGGTACAACACAACCAGAAAAAAAGGTTCTCTGTTGAGAAAGCAGTTGTTGATTGGAATGCTGAGTTTAATTGGGCTAAAGTCAACATCAAAACACACTTTCTACTTCCAAGTTGCATGTGCGTGTGTGTATTTCATCTGGGAGAGAGGAATCATAGGCTGCGTTTAGACAACCTCCGTTCTTCTAGTTTGGTTCAAGATATTAATATCACTGCAGAAGTTAGAGTGAGATCATCAAGTGGCAGGCAATGAACTAACTTTACTAAATCTGCAGGTAATGAGCTTTTCAGAAAGTTGATTGTTCAGTTAAtccaattttccttttcttgtttaagTCATTTCCGGAGTCTGTTTGTAGCAGATTTTGTATTGTATTTGGCCTTTAGCAAATATGTGCTCCTTGATCAGTTTGTTTGGAATGAATCATTTCGTCCCACGAAATAGAAAAGGTTCTGATAAGGATGCAAAATGCACCACCATATTCAGTTTCAACTTCAACAATGACAGATTCTTCGCTAAACTAGTATCAAGTTGTTTGAATCAATATCATGGATTTCAAGCCTATGAAAATCCAAAAGTTAATTTGCAATGAGCAAGCCGACATTTTTTATTGGAGAGTCACATATGAAGTAatagtgaattattttctattaattctaataaaaaaaaatccaaaaaaaaaactacagcaAGAATCACTACCTGCTAAACGAAGGACATGCAAAATGAAATTAGAAGAGCTTGGTTTCATATCTTGACAATTTCTGTTTGTTTCTAATGAAGCTTTACTTGTGGAATCTAGAGTACGCATAACCAGTAAAAAGACGCAAAACATGATAGGTTTGCGGATGGATGTTGAGCTGCTCTCTCCCCTGCCTTCACTTCAATGAAAGTAATGATGCTGTTGTTTCTGGTAAAGTGTGGATGCTTGTAGATAGGTTATTCTCATTGCTACTGCAAAACAGTAAGAAAATATATGATGTGTATAATGCAAGTGGCGGATGGTAAGTGCTAGCTTTGGCATTGGATTAGTGGCATAAAATTGTAGAACTGCTGCTATCAAGTGGtacggtggtggtggtgaatagttgatggtgctggtgctggtagCAGAGGTTGAGAGGATGGCTAGGTTGTGGTTGTGGGTTTGGGCTAAAATGATCCTGGAAGGCATTGGTAAACCAGAAAGGAACTAATTTCTGCAGTATTTGGTAGACAGTGGCGAAGCTGTGATGGAAGAGGAGTCATGGAGACCCCTATCCTATCCAGGGGATGCCAATTATGTAGTTATGCTCTCATGTCAGAGTTGAAGTTTCTAATTAAATCATGACTGAAAGCTGTTGAGACGTTGCTTTAATCTTCTTCATTTGTCAGGTTATTAGCAGAGGTTCTGGCCGCAGCAATTTCTTGTTCGTAAATTTCAGTTTCATGTGTTGGGGTTAAAATAGTTTCAGTTCATTGGATTTTCTATAATGCATTAaccaataaattatttcatatagTAATAAGTAACAATAATGAATTCATAATTCTTCGACATGGAGGAGAAGGGACCAAAAAGAGTAAGCAGTGTACAAGAGATAGAAACATAAAACTGAAGAGTTCAAGAATCATCAAATGCAGACAGATTAAGATTAACAGACCAATTTAATCTTTCTTGGCAAACAGCCCACCAAAGCcaccattcttcttcttcttctgaggTACAGCAACAGAGTTCCTGCGGCCACTGGTGGTGCCACCGCTGTTCTTCTCCTCCACTTTCTTGAGGATGGGGTCAGTCTCATAGAACTGATCTTCCTTTTGCAAACTCCCAAGAATCCAATCAAGAAGCCCCTTCTCCTCTTTGCTTCCTCCTGATGCAGTGGCGGCATACACCCTAACAGAAGGAGAAGCAAAGACAATGGGAAGAGAAGCCATTATCTTATCTACCAGGAGCACGTACCTCCCTGTTATGCtcttaatttctcaaaaatgTGGGAGCAAAGATAGTAGCGAAACTAAGGTGATTGTATGGCTAAtgtgatatatttttcttgcccACTGGGGTAGTGAATCCTGAGCCGTTGATGGGAATGGGGAGTCGTGGGAAGTGGTTCCTGCACGAGCTCCCCACAAGTGGCTTATCCTCAACCTTTTTCCATAGGTTTGCGAATTTCTCTCTCGTCAGAAAAAATGGAAGATGAGAAAACATAGGAGATATGGATATAGATTTGGCACGTGGCAGAATGGTATTCCATCATTAATCTGCCACGTCACTTGATATTTCCTATCGTGATTGGAATCTTATCATTTAAATGACACTTTAATAATGTTTAAATTCTCAAAactttaatcatttttatatttataaatcattttgatatactaatattaaaaataatttttttttaaagagctttgaaaaataactataacTACACTTTCAAATACATGTTAACTTGGATAGTTGATGGTACtattatagataaataattttaaaatcattaaaatattgtGATTAGTAAAATAgcattgaaaaaaatcacaaattctgTGATAAAAATCATTAAGAGGCTGGGCCGCGTAAGCCCCGGAGGATAACATCTTGCCTTGAGGGAGAAATCAACACAGGATCCAAAGAGAGTGTAACAAAGGCTCGGCCTGTTTGCTTGGATTACTCTTATTAGAATAGACTGATTGGTCAGTGATGATTCAATGTATTCTTTTGAGATACTTTGGATTTGAATTGTAAtgaggatattttttaaaatattttttatttaaaaataaattaaaattatatttttttatttttaaaaatttatttttaatatcaattatattACATATCAACATATTTTGATATTAGGACTTTGCCAGTCCTGTGATAGGTTTGTTATCAGGCGTACGGTAGCTAGCAATACaatgcatagttttaaaaatccaGCTACACCTGGAGGTTGATCCAGCATCTAGCCGATCCAAAATTAAAACCatgttgaatttaaaaaaaaaaaaaaaaacaaaactcgagTGGCTTGATTGACCCGGCAATCTGGTTGACCCGACAAGATTTGGTTGTAActcgttgatttttatttttttttttactaaaatgatatcattttgattttttaaaataaataacccGGTCAAAACTTGAAATCCAGATCTTGAACCGGAGCCGGGTTTAAAATCCAAAGAGCAGTGAAAGAGGAAAGCATGGCACATGTCGATATATTTATGACTACTTGAGTGGAGATGGTTCAAAGTTGTTGTCGAACCCATTTTTCTATAGACTATAATAATAGCCGATGCCATGCGGTCGCAGAAGTTACTGTGTGTAGGAGCGGGTTATCTAACTCTGACTAGGGATTGCTTCTTAACTCAAGAGATACACGAACTACTACTTTGCTTGCGTTTACTCCTTAACACATCTTATTTGGTCAAGTAAGATgctcatttattattattattattattatttctacttGGGGGATTCATGCTGTACACGAATAGAGATGATAGTGGTAACTGTTTATTATTTATcatcagataaaaaatttagatatttataaattatttaatgagtTTCAGATATTTATACATGTCATGGAGTAATGAGAAGATCCCAAAAAATACAAGGAGCAAAACTGCAAAAGTCTACAAAAAGAGGGGCAAATTCAGAATTCTTAAACTATCGAAGACTATTATCAATTTTCTGAAGAAATTAAGGGGGGAAATTGCCGATCGCCCCCCACCCTTCCCTCACATGTGGCTCCGCCCCTGATTTTAAGGATGAACATTTGATCTTTAAAGTCGCTTAAAACGACCCCAATTAACTTAGTGAACAAATCGCTAGCTACCAAGCTAGTTGGTACGTGGCATTCATCAACTTTTTGCCTGCCCGGTTGTACGGCACTTGACCATGACTCGCTTTTAAAAATGAGAAGGgtggtttttgtgttttaaaaatttttattttattttttattttaaattgatattttttagtatttttaaattattttaatatgctgatataaaaaataaatttttaaaaaaaaataaaaaaaactctattttaatGGATTTccaaacgaaaaacactttgaaaagtaactgttaccacactcccaaacacccttGACGTGACACCTGTACAGTATGACggcttatttttgtattttaaaagttttttagaaaattttgaaatatttttatttaaaattaatatttttttatattttcagatattttaatgtgatgatatcaaaaataaatttaaaaatataaaataatattattttaatatatttttatataaaaatcattttaaaaaatatcatatccaATAAATCTCAAAAATTGGTTATGTTGCAGTGTGACATGGCAGTGGCGGTGCGTGCAGAGAGAACGGTTGAGATTGTTGTGGAAATAACAGGTGGAGTGCGAAGAGTTAAAGGGAAATCTGTATGATTAATAAGCTTTTAATTTGGAGATGATTAATAAGGATTAGACGTCAGCTAATATTCAAGGAGTTGGTGTCAGTTTTCCCTAAGAAAAGGCAACGTTAGGGTGAgctttttaatgtctttttctCGACGTTTCCTCTCTTCTCAGAACCACTACGTACACTTATTAGTCAAATCAACTTATTTACATGTCTCGGCTGCTTGTTTCCCTCTCGTTGCATGCATGCTTAATTTCTCCAGCTTTTAGAGCAATCCCCTTTTTCTCATTGCGGGTCAACCGTCTCTAACAACCCTCTTAATTTCTAGAACATACACAGTCGGCAAATTAATTGCGGAAATGCTTCTGGAATAATTAAGAGCTAGAGCTGTTCTTTACGTACTACATCAGAGAACAGCTAGCCTGTCTTTGAAATTAACTATTCTAAGGCAGCCTCGCATCCCTAGCTCTTTAGGGTTTGGATGGCTAGATTGAAAAACTATGAACATGTAATTAACTCCCAACATCGtgcatctctttctttcttttttattttttaaaataatatgaatattcgGTCAGTTTGTGTAtacctcgattaatttcacgggctctaaaattaacgaccatgtaagtctccagtgatcCTGAGATTTGTGAACTGGTAACCTCtagaaaataaacataaaacataaCTAGTTAAGTTATACCTATCATGATTATATCATACATTCTCTTATTATCATTAATGGAGGTGTAACAAATTAagttcatttaatatatatataatttggaaTAACCAAAGATATAATTGATTTGCGAATGTCtatactaaaaaacattatgtgGGATTAATTCTAGTGAAAATGAATTCTAAGCAACGGCCGTGCATGTGATGATTAGATGTCACAATGTCTTTCATAAGAGGTAataatgattttcttattcgTTGAAGAAAACCTATCATCTTCTGTATATAAAAAAGTGCATCATTctgaaagcatttttttttttctgtgtgtGGTTTACATGAGAGTACACGTGCtgctcttttctttataaagatTATCAAGGACAAAAGGTGGGGTATTTTCCCACacaatagtatttttttagtagttttcacatgtattaaatatataatttattaatcatgTGCATGTACTGTGTATGAATATAAATATATCCTTAGAACTCACCTAACggttaaatttttagattgaaatgattttttgacatgatatcaaagtcttgataaccaagcagtcacgagtttgaatctcaacatctctatttatttgataataattacacacaatgtaatgtgagtctgtgcaaattttaagtttagagggctttcatttaaaaatatatattaaaaaataatataaattatatcctgaaatcccatttatctaaaataaaaactgtttatgatttttttaaagctaaaaaaaaaagtagttttaaaagttatgttttttttttaatataaaataaagaagttcATGATTACATGGCTACACTATCATCTATTCATTCCTGGTCCACGATCCTTGCACGTTTAAAATCCTTTCATACGATTTGGAGCGTTTATTGAGTACCTCGAGaagctttattattattattttgcatgAAAAAGCTGAAGGGAGGGTCCATGTTGTGTCACAGCCACTGAGCACCTGcaattcttcaaaataattaCATGTTGGTGGCGCGTGTTCGCGATCAGATATTGCGCACGTGTTACATGCGCAACTTCATCTAAAGTGTTAGTGCTGCGTCACTATTGTATTGTTTCTAAGCTagaatagaaattatttttttaaccgtgttaatttgaaaaataagttcATTTACTGTGTTAATGTGGAGAAAAACTCCAAAATTCCTCAACAAATAGGATAAAATATTTAACCATTCCAGATTAGAAACTTGTTGGGGTCTGTTTGCGGGCAGAAAGTCTCTGAAACAATGGCAGCGAGTATTTGGCACATTGCGCACCTACTCGGGTGACCAGAAATAAGACCACTAAAATTAGTTTGCATTGTTTTCGTGTGCCGTCTCTCTCACAGTTCCTATCAACCCAGCAGTGACCACCATGCACAAATTTTCCTAACAACTGCTCCTAAGACTTCCCTTCAATGCCATATTATATATAGAACCTCTTTATACAATCCCTCTCATTCAGTGTCCTCTGCAGCCCCtgtcaaaaaagaaagaaaaaaacaccaaaCCTTGACATGGAAACCTTGCCTTTCCTCTTAACCCTCGCAGCTGCTACATCAGTTTATCTACTATGGTTCTATCTCCTAGCCCGTAAACTTACCGGCCCAAAAGTATGGCCTATAGTGGGTAGCCTTCCATTACTGTTCGTGAACCGGAGAAATTTCCATGATTGGCTTGCTGCTAACCTCCGTGCAACTGGTGGTGCCGGAACCTACCAGACGTGCACAATAGCACTTCCTTTCTTTGCTCGCAAACAAGGATTCTACACAGTCACTTGCCACCCCAAAAACATGGAACATATTCTTCGAACCAAGTTTGATAACTATCCCAAAGGACCCGAATGGCAAACTGCGTTTCATGATCTTTTAGGCCAGGGGATCTTTAATAGTGATGGAGAAACGTGGCTCATTCAACGCAAAACTGCAGCTTTAGAGTTCACTACTCGGACTTTACGGCAAGCCATGGCTCGATGGGTGAACCAGACAATCAAGAATCGTCTGTGGAACATTTTGGACAAGGCAGTTACAGAGAAGCATTCGGTGGACTTGCAAGAATTATTGCTTCGCTTAACCTTCGACAACATATGTGGACTCACATTTGGCAAGGATCCAGAGACTCTCTCGCCAGAAATGCCAGAAAATCCATTTGCTATTGCCTTTGACACGGCCACTGAGGCTACTCTACAGAGGCTTCTTTACCCTGGTATCTTGTGGAGAGTGGAGAAGCTCTTAGGAATTGGAGCAGAGAGGAGATTAAAGAAGAGCCTCGAAGTTGTGGAAACATACATGGATGATGCCATCGCAGCACGCAAAGAAAACCCGTCTGATGATTTATTATCACGATTCATGAAGAAGAGAGACGTTGAAGGTAACCACTTTCCAATCTCTGTTCTGCAACGAATTGCTCTCAACTTTGTCCTTGCCGGCCGCGACACCTCATCTGTTGCTCTTAGCTGGTTCTTCTGGCTAGTCATGAACCATCCTGAAGTCGAAGCAAAGATAATCAAGGAAATATCAGCTATACTCACGGAAACACGTGGAAATGATCGCCAGAAATGGCTTGATGAGCCTTTAGTCTTTGATGAAGCTGATAAACTGGTTTATCTCAAAGCAGCATTAGCTGAAACATTGCGTTTATACCCGTCAGTACCACAAGACTTCAAATACGTCGTGGAAAACGATGTTCTGCCCGACGGTACACATGTACCAGCTGGTTCAACGATTACGTATTCTATTTATTCTGTTGGAAGGATGAAGAGCATATGGGGCGAGGACTGCATGGAATTTAAACCAGAGCGATGGCTATCGCCAGAAGAGGACAAGTTTGAGCCACCTAAAGATGGCTACAAGTTTGTGGCCTTTAATGCTGGACCCAGGACTTGCCTAGGGAAGGACTTGGCTTACTTGCAAATGAAGTCCGTGGCTTCTGCTGTGCTGTTGCGCTACCGTTTATCACTGGTTCCTGGTCACCGTGTAGAGCAGAAGATGTCTCTTACATTGTTCATGAAGAATGGGCTCCACGTACTCTTGCATCCACGTACTCTTGCATAGGAGTGTTCCACCATTCTCATCAAATCTCTGGAGCTTGTCTTGCTCAACTTTGCATTGCTTGGTGTTTACAGGAGACGACCAAGACAGCCATTCAGTCACAAATCATGGGGGTATTACTGCCCAAAATTCTGTTAAAGggtcatttttatttgttttttgtttccgtttttaaatttcttgttcATTGCTGGGTTCTAAATCCAGTACGTACGTATACAAGCCATTCAAAATTAAGAGTGTTCGTCGTGTAATGTTGTATATTCGATATCAACAGATGTTTCTTTCATATGATtatgtgaataaaaaagaagaattaaacACTACCATTATTAACTCTTGCCTGCTGTGATGCTTAAGAATCTGCAACAAATTTCCTACCCTCCTGCTATGAGAGTTTTGTGCGCTCTATCACAAATGCACACGCATGGTTAATTTATAGGTTAAGGAATGTCGAGCTGTAAATCTAAATACATATAGATGGCTAATTATTGAAGTAATGAGCTTCTCTACTTCAGTTGGCCTGTCAAGTTTCCCTCTCAAGGACTTTCTGataatctaaaatcataaatggCCCATCACTAGATCTGATTAGACAAAAAGATACATCTAATAAATGGCTACCATTTGAACGTTGCATCAACCTGgacaaaaactaattaaaaacagAGATCCACTCATAGTTCTATCAATTTCTCTGCGTAAAACCATTGAATCAAGCTCACTCTTCAGCAGAAATAAAACACTTGGAAAGAATTACCCGTTGTCCCACAGATCATGCCAAAAGATGTATAcacgaaaataaaaaattaccctAATGAAATTTTTACTTGGATTGATAATTAGATAATATAACTACTgcgaaagcaaaaacaaatgaagaaacaTGCTGTAAAATCATAGAATTGATTCATTAGGTATTGAATGTAAACATTTACAAGCAGCTTTGGAGATACTTTACAGGTATATTCTTCATTGAGATGTATGCAATTGTTTCATTTGTGCCAGAGGCCCTGACATTGCATGCAACACAAAATTTGAGCTCAATTTTGGCGTTCAGAAATTTTGCCAGTTCTTCAAGCTCAAGAGTTTTGTATGAAGTTATTTGTCTAGTTGTTCTTCCATTTAATCTCGTTCACAATTTCACTTTTTCCCATTCAATCAACTGATCCTTCTGTATTGGTGCGGGAATCACTGGGCTTGCTTGAGCTGTCACCTATGTTAACTTCCATGAAAGCTAATCCAATATTTTCTCACCCGTTGAAAAGAGGTTCCAGACCACTGTTCCAACCAAGTAGAGCCCCACTGAAACCTTGAAAACATCATCCCAAGAACCTGAGAAGATAACGAGGGAGTGAAGCAATGCACAAGAATCAGATGGTGTAAGATTCAGTGTCTCAAATTTCAATAAAGAAGGCAGGGAGAGAGCCACACAGGAAACGGCGATGTAAAACTCAGTTTCTGAAGCATTCATAGCTTGAATTAAAAGGCAACAGTTAACTAAGGCAATGAGAATCTAGCAGGGTAACACGGCCATTTCCCTGTTCTCTTTTCTGTATTCAAAATGAGGACCATGTCCACAGAAGTTTTCTTATCAGAAAATCTAATGGAATCCTTAGTTTTTAGCTTCTAACAATTTGactttcttttttagaaatggAAACAAATTCATTACAATTTCCAACTAGAGGAATTGAACTTTGAAGCCCAAATAACTGTTACTCCAAGAATGCAACTTCAGTGTGAAATAGGCTACATTTTATGACGAGTGACGCTAGGCGTGGCAACATTAAATTTTCCTCAAGAAACGGTTTCAAATCCTCTCATGTTCAGAATTCCAAATTA
This region of Populus trichocarpa isolate Nisqually-1 chromosome 9, P.trichocarpa_v4.1, whole genome shotgun sequence genomic DNA includes:
- the LOC7468576 gene encoding uncharacterized protein LOC7468576, with the protein product MASLPIVFASPSVRVYAATASGGSKEEKGLLDWILGSLQKEDQFYETDPILKKVEEKNSGGTTSGRRNSVAVPQKKKKNGGFGGLFAKKD
- the LOC7481488 gene encoding cytochrome P450 86A1, producing the protein METLPFLLTLAAATSVYLLWFYLLARKLTGPKVWPIVGSLPLLFVNRRNFHDWLAANLRATGGAGTYQTCTIALPFFARKQGFYTVTCHPKNMEHILRTKFDNYPKGPEWQTAFHDLLGQGIFNSDGETWLIQRKTAALEFTTRTLRQAMARWVNQTIKNRLWNILDKAVTEKHSVDLQELLLRLTFDNICGLTFGKDPETLSPEMPENPFAIAFDTATEATLQRLLYPGILWRVEKLLGIGAERRLKKSLEVVETYMDDAIAARKENPSDDLLSRFMKKRDVEGNHFPISVLQRIALNFVLAGRDTSSVALSWFFWLVMNHPEVEAKIIKEISAILTETRGNDRQKWLDEPLVFDEADKLVYLKAALAETLRLYPSVPQDFKYVVENDVLPDGTHVPAGSTITYSIYSVGRMKSIWGEDCMEFKPERWLSPEEDKFEPPKDGYKFVAFNAGPRTCLGKDLAYLQMKSVASAVLLRYRLSLVPGHRVEQKMSLTLFMKNGLHVLLHPRTLA